Below is a window of Pseudomonas eucalypticola DNA.
CCCCTTCGACGACCCGCAGCAGGTTTGCCATGTGCTGATCAATGCCCAGGGCCAGCACAGCCTGTGGCCGGACTTCTGCGACGTGCCGCCCGGTTGGAGCATCGTCTATGGCCCCGCCAGCCGCGAAGCGTGCGGCCAGTGGCTGGAAGCCCACTGGCGCGACCTGCGTCCCGCCTCGCTGCGCCGCCTGCTGGCGGCCGACGCCACTTGAATTGGAGCCACGCATGAACCTGTCAAACCCGAACCCGGTGACCCCCATGCCCACGTCCCTGCGTGAAATGCCGCTGGTGGCGGCCCAGTCCGGCATCTGGATGGCCGACCAGCTGTCACCCCACCACAACGCCTTTGCCGTGGCCCACTACGTGGAACTGCAGGGGCCACTCGACAGCGCCTTGCTGATGCAAGCCATCGTCGCGGGCCTCGCCGAGGTCGATACCTTGCACATGCAGGTGGCGGAGCGAGACGGC
It encodes the following:
- a CDS encoding MbtH family protein — translated: MEHLNPFDDPQQVCHVLINAQGQHSLWPDFCDVPPGWSIVYGPASREACGQWLEAHWRDLRPASLRRLLAADAT